One window of Mesorhizobium sp. PAMC28654 genomic DNA carries:
- a CDS encoding ABC transporter permease, whose product MNSAGNNGRALPWALVTPALGWTLLFFVLPLIAMGLSSLTAHEGGGFTLSNYSQFFTNPSYWQAMVNSLQVTVISVLLAYPFAWILAEQVPERWQRLALMLAVLPFWTSYVVRSYSWLLVLAQNGVISRALTGSGLLSEPLQLANTRFATVTGFVHFFVMLLTLTIFANLKQLSPSYRKAAADLGAGPVRTFLHVVLPLTLPGIMVGAFLTFVLCIGDYITPQILGGNNELLMPQLVMMQIGRRGDFPLASALAIILMAVVTIAYLACARWLKIERA is encoded by the coding sequence ATGAACTCGGCTGGAAACAACGGGCGTGCCCTGCCCTGGGCGCTGGTCACGCCGGCGCTAGGCTGGACGCTGCTGTTCTTCGTCCTGCCCTTGATCGCCATGGGGCTTTCCAGCCTTACGGCGCATGAAGGCGGCGGCTTCACGCTGTCCAATTACAGCCAGTTCTTCACCAACCCGTCCTATTGGCAGGCGATGGTGAATTCACTGCAGGTCACCGTGATCTCTGTGCTGCTCGCCTATCCCTTCGCCTGGATCCTGGCCGAGCAGGTGCCGGAACGCTGGCAGCGGCTGGCGCTGATGCTGGCGGTGCTGCCGTTCTGGACTTCGTATGTCGTGCGCTCCTATTCCTGGCTGCTGGTGCTCGCCCAGAACGGCGTCATCAGCCGCGCGCTGACCGGCTCCGGGCTGCTCTCCGAACCGCTGCAACTCGCCAACACTCGCTTCGCCACTGTCACCGGCTTCGTGCATTTCTTCGTCATGCTCTTGACGCTCACGATCTTCGCAAATCTCAAGCAGCTCAGCCCCAGCTATCGCAAGGCCGCCGCCGATCTCGGCGCGGGGCCGGTGCGCACCTTCCTGCACGTTGTCTTGCCGCTGACCTTGCCCGGCATCATGGTCGGCGCTTTCCTCACCTTCGTACTGTGCATCGGCGACTATATCACGCCGCAGATCCTCGGCGGCAACAATGAGCTTCTGATGCCGCAACTGGTGATGATGCAGATCGGCCGGCGCGGCGACTTTCCCCTTGCCTCGGCGCTGGCAATTATCCTGATGGCGGTCGTCACCATCGCCTATCTCGCCTGCGCCCGCTGGCTGAAGATCGAGCGGGCGTGA
- a CDS encoding ABC transporter ATP-binding protein, translating to MSAPLVDIRNISHRFGQLAVLKNVSLAIEPGSYTILLGPSGSGKTTLLSILGGFVSPSEGKVFIRGEDCTSVPPAKRPTTTVFQDYALFPHISVGGNVGFGLRMRGVDGPTRAARARDALALVGLATAFDKKPHQLSGGQRQRVALARALVVEPAVLLLDEPLGALDLKLRRQMQDELKAIQKRVGTAFIHVTHDQEEAMALADHCVVMNDGRIEDEGPPERVYARPATRFSATFMGESTLVSGTVTAASDGTITVATPAEPISLRGSLPVGTAVSLAIRPEHLILGATGGTAVLGMAKVSDVVFQGSFKRVLAVSTKDPALHYIAKVPAAASVQPGDTVAVSCNADDINLLAN from the coding sequence ATGAGCGCCCCCCTTGTCGATATCCGCAACATCTCGCACCGTTTCGGCCAGCTTGCAGTGCTGAAAAACGTCTCGCTTGCCATCGAACCCGGCAGCTACACCATCCTGCTCGGGCCGTCCGGCTCCGGCAAGACGACGCTGCTCTCCATTCTCGGTGGCTTTGTCAGCCCTAGCGAAGGCAAGGTGTTCATCCGTGGCGAAGACTGCACCTCGGTGCCGCCGGCGAAGCGCCCGACAACGACCGTGTTCCAGGACTATGCCCTGTTCCCGCACATCAGCGTCGGCGGCAATGTCGGCTTTGGCCTGCGCATGCGGGGTGTCGATGGCCCGACGCGCGCCGCCAGGGCACGTGACGCTCTGGCGCTGGTCGGCCTCGCCACTGCCTTCGACAAGAAGCCGCACCAGCTTTCCGGCGGCCAGCGGCAGCGCGTGGCGCTGGCGCGCGCTCTCGTCGTGGAGCCTGCGGTTCTGCTGCTCGACGAACCGCTCGGCGCGCTCGACCTGAAACTGCGCCGGCAGATGCAGGATGAACTGAAGGCGATCCAGAAGCGTGTCGGCACGGCTTTCATCCATGTCACCCACGACCAGGAAGAAGCGATGGCCTTGGCCGATCATTGCGTGGTGATGAATGACGGGCGCATCGAGGACGAAGGGCCGCCCGAGCGCGTCTATGCGAGGCCGGCGACGCGCTTTTCGGCGACCTTCATGGGCGAGAGTACGCTTGTCTCGGGAACAGTGACAGCGGCGAGCGACGGCACAATCACGGTTGCAACGCCCGCCGAGCCGATTTCGCTGCGAGGCAGCTTGCCTGTGGGCACGGCCGTCTCCCTGGCTATACGACCGGAGCATCTCATCCTTGGCGCGACTGGAGGCACAGCAGTGCTCGGCATGGCCAAGGTGAGCGACGTGGTCTTTCAGGGCAGCTTCAAGCGTGTGCTGGCGGTGTCCACCAAGGACCCGGCGCTGCACTACATCGCCAAGGTTCCGGCCGCCGCCAGCGTTCAGCCGGGCGACACGGTCGCTGTTTCATGCAACGCTGACGACATCAATTTGTTGGCGAACTGA
- a CDS encoding MBL fold metallo-hydrolase — MSEFPVIGAVAWYETIRMSDGVTLIHEPWIKPFFRCNMWHVRGRDRDLLFDTGLGHFSLRSHVPMVTERKLTCVASHTHFDHIGCHHEFPDRCVHAAEAQILADPRNEWTAAGTYATDEMFDGMPEGWDTASYSIQPAPADRLLAHGDVVDLGDRAFEVIHTPGHSPGGIALHEKKTGILLSGDIIYDGPLIDDVYHSDIDDYIATLVRMRDLDVSIVHGGHFPSFGKVRYRQLVDEYLAQKRQAGCHLLKTR, encoded by the coding sequence ATGTCTGAATTTCCCGTCATAGGCGCCGTCGCTTGGTACGAGACCATCCGCATGAGCGATGGCGTCACGCTGATCCACGAGCCGTGGATCAAGCCGTTCTTTCGCTGCAACATGTGGCACGTACGCGGCCGCGACCGCGATCTCCTCTTCGACACCGGCCTCGGCCATTTCAGCTTGCGCTCTCATGTGCCGATGGTAACGGAGCGAAAACTCACCTGCGTCGCCAGCCACACGCATTTCGACCATATCGGCTGCCACCATGAATTTCCGGATCGATGCGTACACGCGGCCGAGGCTCAAATCCTCGCCGATCCGCGCAACGAATGGACCGCCGCCGGCACCTACGCGACCGACGAAATGTTCGACGGCATGCCGGAAGGCTGGGACACGGCTAGCTACAGCATTCAGCCCGCACCCGCCGACCGCCTGCTCGCGCATGGCGATGTCGTCGATCTTGGCGACCGTGCCTTCGAGGTGATCCACACACCCGGCCACTCGCCGGGCGGCATCGCGCTCCACGAGAAGAAGACCGGCATCCTGCTTTCCGGCGATATCATCTATGACGGCCCCTTGATCGACGACGTCTATCACTCTGACATCGATGATTATATCGCAACATTGGTGCGCATGCGCGACCTTGATGTCTCGATCGTGCATGGCGGCCATTTTCCGAGCTTCGGCAAGGTGCGCTACCGCCAGCTTGTCGATGAGTATCTGGCGCAAAAGCGGCAAGCCGGCTGCCATCTGCTGAAGACGCGATAG
- a CDS encoding NAD-dependent epimerase/dehydratase family protein gives MRSVLISGGCGFLGSHLIDRLLLRTDLERLVVVDNLWTGLLGNIAHIDDPLLGLEIQDAESFVSRHRFDEIIHLASPASPVWYMREPARTIRANIGGALNLLTVLKPGGRFCFASTSEVYGDPLVSPQPESYRGSVDCTGPRSSYDESKRCTEALLFEQQRVSNLDIRVVRLFNTYGPRTRIDDGRAVSNFICQALTTGIVTVHGNGSQSRSWGYVDDIVEGLERFFWRDPIDHRGPLNVGNNCEISVLEIAEFVCSLVPGSRIEHHPPLPQDPTNRCPDLTLATRVLPGWEAKTGYRDGIRLTLEWFREQIAVGASAPQERATAAVAEARR, from the coding sequence ATGCGCAGCGTTCTGATTTCGGGTGGCTGCGGTTTCCTCGGCTCACATTTGATCGACCGCCTGTTGCTGCGTACCGATCTGGAAAGACTGGTTGTAGTCGACAATCTCTGGACCGGATTGCTGGGGAATATCGCGCATATCGATGATCCTCTCCTTGGCCTGGAAATTCAGGACGCCGAAAGCTTCGTGTCGCGGCATCGCTTCGACGAGATCATACATCTCGCATCGCCGGCGTCGCCGGTGTGGTACATGCGTGAACCGGCGCGCACCATCAGGGCCAACATTGGCGGAGCGCTCAATCTTTTGACCGTGCTCAAGCCAGGCGGCCGTTTTTGCTTTGCTTCAACCTCGGAGGTCTACGGCGATCCCCTGGTCTCTCCACAACCCGAGAGCTACAGGGGCTCCGTGGATTGCACCGGCCCCAGGTCGTCATATGATGAAAGCAAGCGCTGCACGGAAGCGTTGCTGTTCGAACAGCAGCGCGTCAGCAACCTCGACATTCGTGTTGTGCGGCTGTTCAACACATATGGACCGCGCACACGCATCGATGACGGCCGCGCCGTATCGAATTTCATCTGCCAGGCGCTGACAACCGGGATCGTGACTGTCCATGGCAATGGCTCGCAATCGCGGAGCTGGGGTTATGTGGATGACATTGTCGAGGGACTGGAGCGGTTCTTCTGGCGCGACCCCATTGATCATCGGGGACCGCTCAACGTCGGCAACAATTGCGAGATTTCAGTCCTGGAGATTGCGGAGTTCGTTTGCTCGCTTGTTCCAGGCAGCCGCATCGAGCACCATCCGCCGCTTCCGCAGGACCCGACCAACCGCTGCCCGGACCTGACTTTGGCCACGCGGGTCCTTCCGGGCTGGGAAGCGAAAACCGGCTATCGGGATGGCATCAGGCTGACCCTCGAATGGTTTCGAGAGCAGATCGCGGTCGGGGCGTCCGCTCCCCAAGAGCGCGCTACGGCTGCTGTCGCTGAGGCCCGGCGCTGA
- a CDS encoding NAD kinase codes for MSKAASRFAFVSSDTADAKAARESLSARYGETSVEEAGVIVALGGDGFLLQTLRDTMGTDKKVYGMNRGTIGFLMNEYRSGGLAERIAAAVAETIRPLEMLAVTSEGETISALAINEVALWRQSYQTAKIRITVDEQVRLEELSCDGVMIATPAGSTAYNLSAHGPILPLDAPLLALTPVSPFRPRRWRGALLSNKATVRFDILEPEKRPVNAAADHTEVKAVTSVTVRESPTATATLLFDPNHSWNERILAEQFRY; via the coding sequence ATGAGCAAAGCCGCCAGCCGTTTCGCCTTCGTCTCATCCGATACAGCCGATGCCAAGGCAGCGCGGGAAAGCCTGTCGGCGCGCTACGGCGAGACATCCGTCGAGGAGGCAGGCGTCATCGTGGCGCTAGGGGGCGACGGCTTTCTGTTGCAGACCTTGCGCGACACGATGGGCACGGACAAGAAGGTCTACGGCATGAACCGTGGCACCATCGGCTTCCTCATGAACGAATATCGCAGCGGCGGCCTGGCGGAGCGAATCGCGGCCGCGGTCGCCGAAACGATCCGTCCATTGGAGATGCTGGCGGTGACATCGGAGGGCGAAACGATCTCGGCGCTGGCGATCAACGAGGTCGCGCTGTGGCGCCAATCCTACCAGACAGCAAAGATCCGCATCACGGTCGATGAGCAGGTGCGGCTTGAGGAGTTGAGCTGCGACGGCGTCATGATCGCGACGCCCGCCGGATCGACCGCCTACAACCTTTCGGCGCACGGGCCGATCCTGCCGCTCGATGCGCCGTTGCTGGCCCTCACCCCGGTCAGCCCGTTTCGCCCGCGCCGCTGGCGTGGAGCCTTGCTCTCCAACAAGGCGACCGTGCGCTTCGACATTCTGGAGCCGGAAAAGCGGCCGGTGAACGCCGCCGCGGATCACACGGAAGTCAAGGCCGTGACCTCGGTAACGGTGCGGGAATCGCCGACGGCGACGGCGACGTTGCTGTTCGACCCCAACCATTCCTGGAACGAGCGCATTCTCGCCGAGCAGTTCCGCTACTGA
- a CDS encoding DEAD/DEAH box helicase, which translates to MSSDTTTAQEALTFADLGLSPKVLSAVTDAGYTEPTPIQAGAIPHALLGKDVLGIAQTGTGKTASFVLPMLTRLEKGRARARMPRTLILEPTRELAAQVEENFVKYGKNHKLNIALLIGGVSFDEQDKKLERGADVLIATPGRLLDHRERGKLLLNGVEILVIDEADRMLDMGFIPDIERICEMIPFTRQTLFFSATMPPEITKLTEKFLHAPVRVEVSKAASAATNIIQRLVKSGSKPWDKRETLRNLIRAEDAELKNAIIFCNRKIEVSELFRSLLKYDFDAGALHGDMDQRARMQMLANFRDGKLRYLVASDVAARGLDIPDVSHVFNYDVPIHAEDYVHRIGRTGRAGRSGKSFTIATKSDTKYIDAIERLIGTKIEWHDGDLSTVVASESEDEAPRRGKGAPRRAGRKDDSKDRGERKPRERHAKRNEDQAPEAVLDEQPVVAEAPVADIGERRARKESIRSENTERKVSSDRNEQRAPERGDTRPQRENNRPARHRQEDNDATVGFGDDMPAFMRIVAKV; encoded by the coding sequence TTGTCCTCAGACACCACGACCGCTCAAGAAGCGTTGACCTTCGCAGACCTCGGCCTGTCGCCGAAGGTCCTTTCCGCAGTCACCGATGCCGGCTACACCGAGCCGACACCGATCCAGGCTGGCGCCATACCGCATGCGCTGCTCGGCAAGGATGTGCTTGGTATCGCACAGACCGGGACCGGCAAGACGGCCTCGTTCGTGCTGCCGATGCTCACCCGGCTGGAAAAGGGCCGTGCCCGTGCACGCATGCCGCGCACGCTGATCCTCGAGCCGACGCGCGAACTTGCCGCCCAGGTCGAAGAGAACTTCGTCAAATACGGCAAGAACCATAAGCTCAACATCGCCCTGCTGATCGGCGGCGTGTCCTTCGATGAGCAGGACAAGAAGCTGGAACGCGGTGCCGACGTGCTGATCGCGACGCCCGGTCGCCTGCTTGACCACCGCGAACGCGGCAAGCTCTTGCTCAACGGCGTCGAGATCCTCGTCATCGACGAAGCCGACCGCATGCTCGACATGGGCTTCATTCCCGATATCGAGCGCATCTGCGAGATGATCCCGTTCACAAGGCAGACCTTGTTCTTCTCGGCGACGATGCCGCCGGAAATCACGAAGCTCACCGAGAAGTTCCTGCACGCGCCAGTGCGCGTCGAGGTTTCGAAAGCCGCGTCCGCCGCCACCAACATTATACAACGGCTGGTGAAATCCGGCTCGAAGCCCTGGGACAAGCGCGAGACGCTGCGCAACCTGATCAGAGCCGAAGACGCGGAGCTGAAAAACGCTATCATCTTCTGCAACCGCAAGATCGAAGTGTCGGAACTGTTCCGCTCGCTGCTGAAGTATGATTTCGACGCCGGCGCGCTGCATGGTGACATGGACCAGCGCGCGCGCATGCAGATGCTGGCCAATTTCCGCGACGGCAAGCTTCGCTACCTGGTTGCCTCGGACGTCGCCGCGCGCGGTCTCGACATCCCCGATGTCAGCCATGTTTTCAATTACGACGTGCCGATCCATGCCGAGGATTACGTCCACCGCATCGGCCGCACCGGTCGTGCCGGACGTTCGGGCAAGTCCTTCACCATCGCGACCAAATCGGACACGAAATACATCGACGCCATCGAGCGGCTGATCGGCACCAAGATCGAGTGGCACGACGGCGACTTGTCGACGGTGGTGGCAAGCGAAAGCGAGGATGAAGCCCCGCGTCGTGGCAAAGGCGCGCCGCGCCGCGCCGGCCGCAAGGACGACAGCAAGGACAGGGGCGAACGCAAGCCGCGCGAACGCCACGCCAAGCGCAATGAAGACCAGGCGCCAGAGGCAGTGCTTGACGAACAACCGGTCGTCGCCGAAGCCCCTGTCGCGGACATCGGCGAGCGGCGCGCGCGCAAGGAATCGATCCGCTCCGAGAATACCGAACGGAAGGTTTCGTCGGATCGTAATGAACAACGCGCGCCGGAGCGCGGTGACACCAGGCCGCAGCGTGAAAACAACCGCCCTGCCCGCCACCGTCAGGAAGACAATGACGCCACTGTCGGCTTCGGAGACGACATGCCCGCCTTCATGCGAATCGTCGCCAAGGTCTGA
- a CDS encoding OmpA family protein, giving the protein MKKTVLAVVATAVLVSACTTTDPYTGDQKISNTAAGAGLGALAGAGLGLLAGGNDRRNALIGAGIGALAGGAIGATMDQNEAELRRQLQGTGVSVTRSGDQIILNMPSDITFNVDQDAVKPGFYQTLNSVALVLKKFRQTTVDVFGHTDSTGGDQHNFDLSQRRALAVANYLSGQGVDQRRFAVTGFGKTRPVASNATAEGRAQNRRVEIQLSPLT; this is encoded by the coding sequence ATGAAAAAGACTGTGCTCGCCGTTGTGGCGACGGCTGTGCTTGTGAGCGCTTGCACCACCACCGACCCGTACACCGGAGATCAGAAGATCTCCAACACGGCTGCCGGCGCTGGCCTTGGCGCGCTTGCGGGTGCGGGTCTTGGCCTGCTCGCTGGTGGCAATGATCGCCGCAATGCGCTGATTGGCGCGGGCATCGGCGCGCTCGCCGGCGGCGCCATCGGCGCCACCATGGACCAGAACGAGGCCGAACTGCGCAGGCAGCTTCAGGGCACCGGCGTCAGCGTCACCCGCAGTGGCGACCAGATCATCCTGAACATGCCGTCCGACATTACCTTCAACGTCGATCAGGACGCTGTAAAGCCGGGCTTCTATCAGACCTTGAACTCCGTCGCCCTGGTTCTGAAGAAGTTCCGCCAGACCACGGTCGACGTTTTCGGTCATACCGATTCGACCGGTGGCGACCAGCACAATTTCGATCTGTCGCAGCGCCGCGCCTTGGCCGTGGCCAACTATTTGTCCGGCCAGGGCGTCGATCAGCGCCGCTTCGCTGTCACCGGCTTCGGCAAGACTCGTCCGGTCGCGTCCAATGCAACGGCGGAAGGTCGCGCTCAGAATCGTCGCGTCGAGATCCAGCTGTCGCCGCTGACCTGA
- a CDS encoding GFA family protein yields the protein MIIKASCHCRATTFEVSQAPQTVTQCTCSFCSKRGSLWAYYTPSQFKLTSPPKNVSFYQWGSRAVKHGFCAKCGCGTFTETPDWSTGEADFDNPKISVNTRLLDDFDLDKVELVVIDGKNLW from the coding sequence ATGATCATCAAGGCAAGTTGCCACTGCAGGGCGACCACATTCGAGGTTTCGCAGGCGCCGCAAACCGTCACGCAATGCACATGCTCCTTCTGCTCCAAGCGCGGCTCCTTGTGGGCCTACTACACACCGTCACAGTTCAAGCTCACCAGCCCGCCCAAAAATGTCTCCTTCTATCAATGGGGTTCGAGAGCCGTGAAACACGGGTTTTGCGCCAAGTGCGGCTGCGGAACCTTCACCGAAACGCCAGACTGGTCGACAGGAGAGGCGGATTTCGACAACCCGAAGATCAGCGTGAATACCCGCCTGTTGGACGACTTCGATCTCGACAAGGTCGAACTGGTCGTCATCGACGGCAAGAATCTCTGGTAG
- a CDS encoding GFA family protein, whose translation MKLQTTGRKLSGKCLCGAVQYAVADEFVYAVNCHCSNCRRTTGSAFKSIAGIERHKFAPTEGEDNLLIFGDQNGHDAHCKLCGSLLYSLVREGAFVHVAMGTLVDSPAIRPSKHIFVGSKAPWYTITDDLPQYDEHAMDSGPADG comes from the coding sequence ATGAAGCTGCAAACAACCGGTCGCAAGCTTTCCGGAAAATGCCTGTGCGGTGCTGTCCAATACGCGGTGGCGGATGAGTTTGTCTACGCGGTCAACTGCCATTGCTCGAATTGTCGACGCACCACCGGCTCGGCCTTCAAGTCGATCGCTGGCATCGAGCGCCACAAATTTGCCCCCACCGAAGGTGAGGACAATCTTCTGATCTTCGGCGATCAAAACGGTCATGACGCGCACTGCAAGCTGTGTGGCTCGCTGCTCTATTCGCTCGTTCGCGAGGGAGCTTTCGTCCACGTCGCCATGGGAACGCTGGTAGACAGCCCGGCCATTCGACCAAGCAAGCACATCTTCGTTGGATCGAAGGCGCCGTGGTACACGATCACGGACGATCTCCCTCAATATGACGAGCATGCGATGGATTCCGGCCCCGCGGACGGATAG
- the prfB gene encoding peptide chain release factor 2 (programmed frameshift) has translation MRAETQNIVDEIRQAITLLRRHFDWDQAIKRLEYLNVRAEDASLWNEPLEAQKLMRERQGLEDGIAAVKGFTQALEDNIGLIELGEEEGDEGIVAEAEAAIRSMQGEAKARQVETLLSGEADANDTYLEVHAGAGGTESQDWASMLLRMYTRWAERRRFKVEVLEVHDGEEAGIKSATLLIKGHNAYGWLKTESGVHRLVRISPYDSNARRHTSFSSIWVYPVVDDRIEIDVSESDVRIDTYRSSGSGGQHVNTTDSAVRITHLATGIAVACQAERSQHKNKAKAWEMLRSRLYEEELKKREAVANATEASKSDIGWGHQIRSYVLQPYQLVKDLRTGVESTNPSSVLDGDLDDFMEASLSQRIEGGAGEAVADLD, from the exons ATGCGCGCGGAAACGCAGAATATTGTCGATGAAATCAGGCAGGCGATAACCCTGCTGAGGAGGCAT TTTGACTGGGATCAGGCCATAAAGCGGCTTGAATACCTCAATGTCCGCGCCGAGGACGCAAGCCTCTGGAACGAACCGCTGGAAGCGCAAAAGCTGATGCGCGAACGCCAGGGTCTCGAAGATGGCATCGCGGCGGTCAAGGGTTTCACCCAGGCGCTGGAAGACAATATCGGCCTGATCGAGCTTGGCGAGGAAGAAGGCGACGAGGGTATCGTGGCGGAGGCGGAAGCCGCGATCCGCTCAATGCAGGGCGAGGCGAAAGCACGCCAGGTCGAAACGCTGCTGTCGGGCGAGGCCGACGCCAACGATACCTATCTCGAAGTCCACGCAGGCGCCGGCGGCACGGAGAGCCAGGACTGGGCCTCGATGCTGCTGCGCATGTATACGCGCTGGGCGGAGCGCCGCCGCTTCAAGGTCGAGGTGCTGGAAGTGCATGACGGCGAAGAAGCCGGCATCAAGTCCGCAACGCTGCTGATCAAGGGCCACAATGCCTATGGCTGGCTGAAGACGGAATCGGGTGTCCATCGCCTGGTGCGTATTTCGCCCTATGACAGCAATGCGCGCCGCCATACATCCTTCTCCAGCATCTGGGTCTATCCTGTCGTCGACGACAGGATAGAGATCGACGTCTCTGAATCCGACGTGCGCATCGACACCTATCGCTCGTCTGGCTCTGGCGGCCAGCACGTCAACACCACCGATTCGGCCGTTCGCATCACCCATCTTGCCACCGGCATCGCGGTCGCTTGCCAGGCTGAGCGTTCGCAGCACAAGAACAAGGCCAAGGCGTGGGAAATGCTGCGCTCTCGACTCTACGAAGAAGAGCTGAAGAAGCGCGAAGCGGTGGCGAATGCCACGGAGGCGTCGAAGAGCGACATTGGCTGGGGGCACCAGATACGGTCCTACGTGTTGCAACCTTATCAGCTGGTGAAAGATCTGCGCACCGGCGTCGAGAGCACCAATCCATCGAGTGTGCTCGACGGCGACCTCGATGACTTCATGGAAGCCTCGTTGTCGCAGCGCATCGAGGGCGGCGCCGGCGAAGCCGTTGCGGATCTGGACTAG